A genomic stretch from Bos javanicus breed banteng chromosome 3, ARS-OSU_banteng_1.0, whole genome shotgun sequence includes:
- the TARS2 gene encoding threonine--tRNA ligase, mitochondrial isoform X4, translating to MGLYQRCRRLRFPGLHACGLHTAAVPTPPHWLVERLGYFEELWTAQVKRLASMTQEEQRTIKISLPGGQKVDAVAWKTTPYQLAQQISSNLADTAVAAQVNGEPYDLERPLETDSDLRFLTFDSAQGKKVFWHSSTHVLGAAAEQLLGAVLCQGPSTECGFYHDFFLGKERTVKGSELPVLERFCQELTAAAQPFRRLEASRAQLRQLFKDNPFKLRLIEEKVTGPTATVYGCGMLVDLCRGPHLRHTGQIGGLKLLSNSSSVWKFPDAPETLQRVSGISFPTAEELRAWEEWREEAELRDHRRIGKEQELFFFHELSPGSCFFLPRGTRVYNALVAFIRAEYTRRGFSEVKTPTLFSAKLWELSGHWEHYREDMFALQPPGLDRPSSSQSDHSASPHTDTLALKPMNCPAHCLMFAHRPRSWRELPLRLADFGALHRAEASGSLGGLTRLRCFQQDDAHIFCAPDQLEAEIRGCLDFLHSVYTILGFSFHMALSTRPSGFLGEPCLWDQAEQVLQQALEEFGAPWDISPGDGAFYGPKIDVHVRDALGRPHQCGTIQLDFQLPLRFDLQYKGWGP from the exons ATGGGGCTGTATCAGAGGTGTCGGCGGCTTCGGTTCCCAGGGTTACACGCCTGCGGGCTGCACACG GCAGCTGTGCCGACCCCTCCACACTGGTTGGTAGAGCGGCTTGGCTATTTTGAGGAGCTATGGACTGCTCAGGTAAAGAGGTTAGCAAGCATGACACAGGAGGAACAGCGGACTATTAAGATATCACTTCCTGGAGGTCAGAAAGTCGATGCTGTAGCATGGAAGACAACCCCTTACCAACTAGCCCAGCAGATCAG TTCAAACCTGGCGGATACTGCAGTGGCTGCTCAAGTCAATGGAGAACCTTATGATCTGGAGCGGCCCTTGGAGACAGATTCTGACCTCCGGTTTCTGACATTCGATTCTGCACAGGGGAAAAAG GTATTCTGGCACTCCAGTACCCATGTCCTGGGGGCAGCAGCTGAACAGCTTTTAGGTGCTGTCCTCTGCCAAGGCCCAAGCACAGAATGTGGCTTTTACCATGATTTCTTCTTAGGAAAGGAACG GACAGTCAAGGGCTCAGAGCTGCCTGTTTTGGAACGGTTTTGCCAGGAACTTACAGCTGCTGCTCAGCCCTTCCGGAGACTGGAGGCTTCCCGGGCTCAGCTTCGCCAGCTCTTCAAG GATAACCCCTTTAAGCTTCGCTTGATTGAGGAGAAGGTGACGGGTCCAACAGCAACAGTGTATGG GTGTGGCATGCTGGTTGATCTGTGCAGGGGCCCCCACCTTCGGCATACTGGACAGATTGGAGGCCTGAAACTGCTGTCG AACTCATCATCAGTGTGGAAATTTCCAGACGCCCCAGAGACACTGCAGAGAGTGTCCGGCATTTCCTTCCCAACTGCAGAGGAGCTGAGGGCCTGGGAAGAATGGAGGGAGGAAGCAGAGTTACGGGACCACCGGCGCATTGGGAAG GAACAGGAGCTCTTCTTCTTCCATGAACTGAGCCCCGGGAGCTGCTTCTTCCTGCCTCGAGGGACAAGGGTGTATAATGCACTGGTGGCTTTTATCAGG GCTGAGTACACCCGCCGCGGTTTCTCAGAAGTGAAAACCCCCACGTTGTTTTCTGCGAAGCTCTGGGAGCTGTCAGGGCACTGGGAGCATTATCGGGAAGACATGTTTGCCCTGCAGCCACCAGGCCTGGACAGGCCTTCCAGCTCTCAGAGCGACCACTCTGCCAGCCCCCACACAGACACACTCGCCCTCAAGCCCATGAACTGCCCTGCACATTG CCTAATGTTCGCCCACCGGCCCAGATCCTGGCGAGAGCTGCCCCTGCGACTGGCCGACTTCGGGGCCCTGCACCGGGCTGAGGCCTCTGGCAGCCTGGGTGGCCTGACCCGGCTTCGGTGCTTCCAGCAGGATGACGCCCACATCTTCTGTGCACCGGATCAG CTGGAAGCAGAGATCCGAGGCTGTCTTGATTTCCTCCACTCTGTCTACACCATCCTTGGCTTTTCCTTCCACATGGCACTGTCTACCCGGCCATCTGGCTTCCTGGGAGAGCCTTGCCTTTGGGACCAGGCCGAGCAG GTCCTGCAGCAGGCCCTAGAAGAATTTGGAGCACCGTGGGATATCAGCCCTGGAGATGGTGCGTTCTATGGGCCTAAG